From Rhodopseudomonas palustris, a single genomic window includes:
- the fliP gene encoding flagellar type III secretion system pore protein FliP (The bacterial flagellar biogenesis protein FliP forms a type III secretion system (T3SS)-type pore required for flagellar assembly.), producing MSASTTPRRVFIILSVWIVAALATIAPAQAQDISINLGGQGGPGVTERAIQLIALLTVLSIAPSILIMMTSFTRIVVVLSLLRTALGTATAPPNAVIIALALFLTAFVMGPTLQKAYDDGIKPLIANEIGVDDALVRASGPMRVFMQKNVREKDLKLFLDLSGEPPPATPEDLSLRILMPAFLISELKRAFEIGFLLFLPFLIIDLVVASILMSMGMMMLPPVVVSLPFKLIFFVLVDGWSLVAGSLVQSYSGGG from the coding sequence GTGAGCGCCTCGACCACCCCGCGTAGAGTTTTCATCATCCTATCGGTCTGGATCGTCGCGGCTCTCGCGACGATTGCGCCTGCGCAGGCGCAGGACATCAGCATCAATCTCGGCGGCCAGGGCGGCCCCGGCGTCACCGAGCGCGCGATCCAGTTGATCGCGCTGCTCACCGTGCTGTCGATCGCACCGTCGATCCTGATCATGATGACGTCGTTCACCCGGATCGTGGTGGTGCTGTCGTTGCTGCGCACCGCGCTCGGTACCGCGACCGCACCGCCGAACGCGGTGATCATCGCGCTGGCGCTGTTCCTGACCGCTTTCGTGATGGGACCGACGCTGCAGAAAGCCTATGACGACGGCATCAAGCCGCTGATCGCCAACGAGATCGGGGTCGACGACGCGCTGGTGCGGGCATCCGGGCCGATGCGGGTGTTCATGCAGAAGAACGTCCGCGAGAAGGATCTGAAGCTGTTTCTCGACCTGTCCGGCGAACCGCCGCCGGCGACGCCGGAGGATCTGTCGCTGCGCATCCTGATGCCGGCGTTCCTGATCTCGGAGCTGAAGCGCGCGTTCGAGATCGGCTTCCTGCTGTTCCTGCCCTTCCTGATCATCGACCTGGTGGTCGCCTCGATCCTGATGTCGATGGGCATGATGATGCTGCCGCCGGTGGTGGTGTCGCTGCCGTTCAAGCTGATCTTCTTCGTCCTGGTCGACGGCTGGTCGCTGGTCGCAGGCTCGCTGGTGCAGAGCTATTCGGGCGGCGGGTAG
- the fliR gene encoding flagellar biosynthetic protein FliR yields the protein MRIDLTFLPALAATFMLVFARIGAMVMLMPALGESNIPTRIKLSIALLLTMIMLPLHRSAYQIDMSSLTPLLVLMVQEIAIGIVLGATARVTLSALQVAGAVIAQQLGLGFVSAVDPTQGQQGVLVGNFLTLLGVTMLFATDMHHLVIQALSDSYKVFAPGELLNTGDVAALATQAFAAAFKLGLQLAAPFLVFGLVFNIGLGVLARLMPQMQVYFVGVPLSIVIGFIVLAVVLTTMMGAFLGYFGSVMHDLMPR from the coding sequence ATGCGCATCGACCTGACCTTCCTTCCGGCGCTCGCCGCCACCTTCATGCTGGTGTTCGCACGCATCGGCGCGATGGTGATGTTGATGCCGGCGCTCGGCGAGAGCAACATCCCGACGCGGATCAAGCTGTCGATCGCGCTGTTGCTGACGATGATCATGTTGCCGCTGCACCGCTCGGCCTATCAGATCGACATGTCGTCGCTGACGCCGCTGTTGGTGCTGATGGTTCAGGAGATCGCGATCGGTATCGTGCTCGGCGCCACCGCGCGGGTGACGCTGTCGGCGCTGCAGGTCGCCGGAGCGGTGATCGCCCAGCAGCTCGGCCTCGGTTTCGTCTCGGCGGTCGACCCGACGCAAGGTCAGCAGGGCGTTCTGGTCGGCAACTTCCTGACGCTGCTCGGCGTCACGATGCTGTTCGCCACCGACATGCACCATCTGGTGATTCAGGCGCTCAGCGACAGCTACAAGGTGTTCGCGCCGGGCGAGCTGCTGAACACCGGCGACGTGGCGGCCTTGGCGACCCAGGCGTTCGCGGCCGCCTTCAAGCTCGGCCTGCAATTGGCCGCGCCGTTTCTGGTATTCGGCCTCGTTTTCAACATCGGCCTCGGCGTGCTGGCGCGATTGATGCCGCAGATGCAGGTGTATTTCGTCGGCGTGCCGCTGTCGATCGTGATCGGCTTCATCGTGCTCGCGGTGGTGCTGACCACAATGATGGGCGCCTTCCTCGGCTATTTCGGCAGCGTGATGCACGACCTGATGCCACGCTGA
- the flgC gene encoding flagellar basal body rod protein FlgC, which yields MADDAMDFSRSMAIATSGLRAQAGRMRVISENIANADSTAQTAGGDPYRRKVPTFTSALDRSLDARVVALGRVKPDTSAFRVKYEPTNPAADANGNVKYPNVNPVIEMTDMRDAQRSYEANLNVISATRRMIQRTLDILKA from the coding sequence ATGGCCGACGATGCAATGGATTTTTCGAGGTCGATGGCTATCGCGACCTCCGGCCTGCGCGCCCAGGCCGGCCGGATGCGGGTGATCTCGGAAAACATCGCCAACGCCGATTCCACCGCGCAGACGGCCGGCGGCGACCCGTATCGCCGCAAGGTGCCGACCTTCACCTCGGCGCTCGACCGGTCGCTCGACGCCCGGGTGGTGGCGCTCGGCCGGGTCAAGCCCGACACCTCGGCGTTCCGCGTCAAATACGAGCCGACCAATCCGGCGGCCGACGCCAACGGCAACGTCAAATACCCGAACGTCAATCCGGTGATCGAAATGACCGACATGCGGGATGCGCAGCGGTCCTACGAGGCCAACCTCAACGTCATCAGCGCGACCCGCCGGATGATCCAGCGCACCCTCGACATTCTCAAAGCCTGA
- the flgB gene encoding flagellar basal body rod protein FlgB: MPINDLPTLAALRTRMQWHQQRQRVLADNIANSDTPGFKPLDLVAPTFDPSGRPTAGSPVGSLPMMRTSAVHIAPSGGTESFSQDRRGGMQTRPAGNAVNLEDEMLKVSSNQGGYAAATALYTRSLGVLKTAIGKR, from the coding sequence ATGCCGATCAACGATCTTCCCACACTGGCGGCGCTGCGGACCCGGATGCAATGGCACCAGCAGCGGCAGCGCGTGCTGGCGGACAATATCGCCAATTCAGACACGCCCGGCTTCAAGCCCCTGGATCTGGTCGCCCCAACCTTCGACCCCTCCGGCCGTCCGACTGCGGGCTCCCCGGTCGGCTCGCTGCCGATGATGCGAACCAGCGCCGTGCATATCGCGCCGTCGGGCGGAACCGAGAGTTTCTCGCAGGACCGCAGGGGCGGCATGCAGACCCGGCCTGCCGGCAACGCGGTCAATCTGGAAGACGAGATGCTGAAGGTGTCGTCCAACCAGGGTGGCTACGCAGCCGCCACCGCGCTCTACACCCGAAGTCTCGGTGTGCTGAAGACCGCCATCGGCAAGCGCTGA
- the cckA gene encoding cell cycle histidine kinase CckA — protein MTINDQQASSEPRPASPEPVRRGGSIALVLLLAGAIVAAAVAFMTLGRAGAQPYILVLLALLAMVGLFMLFAFAAGIIGFADRAAEDPILRAIPENAFDGIAVTDAGGHVVYANSTYLALTGAATMQDVRPVERVFIGNPDVSEAVFRLLKAAREGRRLQEEVRVAGADGSQGRWMRLRVRPLGTSKREARQTVWSIADITRDRERQEDVFQTLQHAIEYLDHAPCGFFSVNPAGNLVYVNATLANWLDHDLAEIGSGGLKLSDVVSGDGAALLTSIVPEPGEVKTEVFDIDLKKRGGQTVPVRLYHKLAFGADGTPGPSRTLVISRARDDRLDPQRAAEIRFMRFFDQTPMAIATVDKTGAVVRANARLAKLAQSLDPAGSAGSKSILAAASARDRAVLAGAIEQAARGQADIAPVEVMLDSAKERWGQFFVTAVSDETDNEAAIVYMLETTERRALENQVNQAQKMDTIGQLAGGIAHDFNNVLSAIMMANDFLLNAHKPTDPSFQDIMQIKQNATRAATLVRQLLAFSRKQTLRPQVLDLGEALTDIDRLLKRLIGEKIALEMQHGRDLWRTKADVSQFEQVIVNLAVNARDAMPDGGKLTIRTANVTASAAAQLGHNGMPAADYVCVEVSDTGTGIPPEIVDKIFEPFFSTKEVGKGTGLGLSTVYGIIKQTGGFVYVDSEIGKGTSFRIYLPRHEQAAEPQVEAPAVTPGGAPSEPAPAAPKPRADMTGQGTILLVEDEEGLRSLNARGLRSRGYQVIEASNGVEALEEFDAHGGEVDLVVSDVVMPEMDGPTLLKAMRGRNPDLKIIFVSGYAEDAFEKSLPENEQFAFLAKPFALSALVAKVKETMESD, from the coding sequence ATGACCATCAACGATCAACAGGCTTCGTCCGAGCCGCGCCCGGCGTCGCCGGAGCCGGTCCGTCGCGGCGGCAGTATTGCGCTGGTGCTGCTGCTGGCAGGCGCCATCGTCGCCGCTGCCGTGGCGTTCATGACGCTCGGCCGCGCCGGCGCCCAGCCCTACATTCTCGTCCTGCTGGCATTGCTGGCGATGGTCGGACTGTTCATGCTGTTCGCCTTCGCGGCCGGCATCATCGGCTTTGCCGACCGCGCCGCCGAGGATCCGATTCTGCGGGCGATTCCCGAAAACGCCTTCGACGGCATCGCGGTCACCGACGCCGGCGGCCACGTGGTTTATGCCAACTCGACCTATCTGGCGCTGACCGGGGCTGCGACGATGCAGGACGTCCGCCCGGTGGAGCGGGTGTTCATCGGCAATCCCGATGTCTCCGAGGCGGTGTTCCGGCTGCTCAAGGCGGCGCGCGAGGGGCGGCGGTTGCAGGAGGAGGTGCGGGTCGCCGGCGCCGACGGCAGCCAGGGGCGCTGGATGCGGCTGCGGGTGCGCCCGCTCGGCACCAGCAAGCGCGAAGCACGGCAGACGGTATGGTCGATCGCGGACATCACCCGTGACCGCGAGCGCCAGGAGGATGTGTTCCAGACCCTGCAACACGCCATCGAATACCTCGACCATGCCCCTTGCGGGTTCTTCTCGGTCAATCCGGCCGGCAACCTGGTCTATGTCAACGCCACGCTGGCCAACTGGCTCGATCACGACCTCGCCGAGATCGGCTCCGGCGGCCTGAAACTGTCCGACGTTGTGTCCGGCGACGGCGCCGCGCTGCTGACCTCGATCGTGCCGGAGCCCGGCGAGGTGAAGACCGAAGTCTTCGACATCGACCTGAAGAAGCGCGGCGGCCAGACCGTGCCGGTGCGGCTGTATCACAAGCTGGCGTTCGGGGCCGACGGCACGCCCGGCCCGTCGCGCACGCTGGTGATCAGCCGTGCCCGCGACGACCGGCTCGATCCGCAGCGCGCCGCCGAAATCCGCTTCATGCGGTTCTTCGACCAGACCCCGATGGCGATCGCCACCGTCGACAAAACCGGCGCGGTGGTGCGCGCCAACGCTCGGCTGGCCAAGCTGGCGCAGAGCCTCGATCCGGCCGGTTCGGCGGGATCGAAGTCGATCCTCGCCGCGGCCTCGGCGCGTGACCGCGCGGTGCTGGCCGGCGCGATCGAGCAGGCCGCCAGGGGCCAGGCCGATATCGCCCCGGTGGAAGTGATGCTCGACAGCGCCAAGGAGCGCTGGGGTCAGTTCTTCGTCACCGCAGTCAGCGACGAGACCGACAACGAAGCGGCGATCGTCTACATGCTCGAGACCACCGAGCGCCGCGCGCTGGAAAACCAGGTCAACCAGGCGCAGAAGATGGACACCATCGGCCAGCTCGCCGGTGGCATCGCGCACGACTTCAACAACGTGCTGTCGGCCATCATGATGGCCAACGATTTCCTGCTGAACGCGCACAAGCCGACCGATCCGTCGTTCCAGGACATCATGCAGATCAAGCAGAACGCCACTCGCGCCGCGACCCTGGTGCGGCAGCTCCTGGCGTTCTCGCGCAAGCAGACGCTGCGGCCGCAGGTGCTCGATCTCGGCGAGGCGCTGACCGACATCGACCGGCTGCTCAAGCGGCTGATCGGCGAGAAGATCGCGCTGGAGATGCAGCACGGCCGCGATCTGTGGCGGACCAAGGCCGACGTCTCGCAATTCGAGCAGGTGATCGTCAATCTCGCCGTCAACGCCCGCGACGCGATGCCCGACGGCGGCAAGCTGACGATTCGCACCGCCAACGTCACGGCGTCCGCGGCCGCGCAACTCGGGCACAACGGCATGCCGGCGGCGGACTATGTCTGCGTCGAAGTCTCCGACACCGGGACCGGCATTCCGCCGGAGATCGTCGACAAGATCTTCGAGCCGTTCTTCTCGACCAAGGAAGTCGGCAAGGGCACCGGGCTCGGGCTGTCGACGGTGTACGGCATCATCAAGCAGACCGGCGGTTTCGTTTACGTCGATTCGGAAATCGGCAAAGGCACCAGTTTCCGCATCTATCTGCCGCGCCACGAACAGGCCGCCGAGCCGCAGGTCGAGGCGCCTGCAGTCACTCCTGGCGGCGCACCGTCCGAGCCCGCGCCGGCGGCGCCAAAGCCGCGCGCCGACATGACCGGGCAGGGCACGATCCTGCTGGTCGAAGACGAAGAGGGCCTTCGCTCGCTCAATGCCCGCGGCCTGCGCTCGCGCGGCTATCAGGTGATCGAAGCATCGAACGGCGTCGAAGCGCTGGAGGAGTTCGACGCGCACGGCGGCGAAGTCGATCTCGTCGTCTCCGATGTCGTGATGCCGGAGATGGACGGCCCGACGCTTTTGAAAGCGATGCGCGGCCGCAATCCGGATCTGAAGATCATCTTCGTCTCCGGCTACGCCGAAGACGCGTTTGAAAAGAGCCTGCCGGAAAACGAGCAGTTCGCCTTCCTGGCCAAACCGTTCGCGCTCAGCGCGCTGGTGGCGAAGGTGAAGGAGACGATGGAGTCGGACTGA
- a CDS encoding flagellar biosynthetic protein FliO — MSSQPLMFFLAFLAVLALIGAAAWLVRRFAGNRLGTNASRGRMPRLAVIDAAAVDGRRRLVLVRRDNVEHLLMIGGPSDIVIEPNIVRATPARDPLPTRGGVEPRMTPSDLGQWEAEVAAEPAEPELPPMPPRPAPRPAPPAMPERRPSDPFAGLVPEPLARPEPPLPPLQRAEPPILRAEPPVMRSEPPVMRAEPPVMRAEPPIMRADPPILRPEPPRPEPRPEPRMEPAPRPRAEPAMPRPPRPEPKPTPAPRAERPAPPPPPAPSAAPVATAAPAAAAPAVAALSTADQNLAEMANRLEAALRRPPTAPAEPAPPVAPEPPRPTTPAPRAAEPAEEAPAAAEPAAGKTGFESLEDEMAALLGRPKSPS; from the coding sequence ATGTCATCGCAGCCATTGATGTTCTTTCTCGCATTTCTGGCCGTTCTGGCGCTGATCGGCGCGGCCGCGTGGCTGGTGCGCCGCTTCGCCGGCAACCGGCTCGGCACCAATGCCAGCCGCGGCCGAATGCCGAGGCTGGCGGTGATCGACGCCGCAGCGGTCGACGGCCGCCGGCGGCTGGTGCTGGTCCGCCGCGACAATGTCGAGCACCTGCTGATGATCGGCGGGCCCAGCGACATCGTCATCGAGCCGAACATCGTTCGCGCCACCCCGGCACGGGATCCGCTGCCGACCCGCGGCGGCGTCGAACCGCGGATGACGCCGTCCGACCTGGGCCAATGGGAGGCCGAGGTCGCCGCCGAGCCCGCTGAGCCGGAATTGCCGCCGATGCCGCCGCGTCCCGCACCGCGTCCTGCACCACCGGCGATGCCGGAACGGCGACCGAGCGATCCGTTCGCAGGTCTGGTGCCCGAGCCGCTCGCCCGCCCGGAGCCGCCGCTGCCTCCACTGCAGCGCGCCGAGCCGCCGATCCTCCGCGCCGAACCGCCGGTGATGCGTTCCGAGCCGCCCGTCATGCGCGCCGAGCCGCCTGTGATGCGCGCCGAGCCGCCGATCATGCGGGCCGACCCGCCGATCCTGCGCCCTGAGCCGCCGCGTCCGGAGCCCCGCCCGGAACCGCGGATGGAGCCGGCGCCGCGTCCGCGCGCCGAGCCGGCGATGCCGCGCCCGCCGCGGCCCGAACCGAAACCGACCCCCGCGCCGCGCGCAGAACGTCCGGCGCCGCCGCCGCCTCCTGCTCCGTCGGCCGCTCCGGTTGCGACCGCCGCTCCGGCAGCCGCGGCCCCCGCAGTCGCAGCGCTGTCCACCGCCGACCAGAATCTGGCGGAGATGGCCAACCGGCTGGAAGCCGCGCTCCGCCGACCGCCAACGGCGCCGGCAGAGCCCGCGCCGCCGGTCGCTCCCGAACCGCCGCGGCCGACCACACCGGCCCCGCGCGCTGCCGAACCGGCCGAAGAAGCGCCGGCCGCGGCCGAACCGGCTGCCGGCAAGACCGGTTTCGAAAGCCTCGAAGACGAGATGGCGGCCCTGCTCGGCCGACCGAAGTCGCCTTCGTGA
- the fliE gene encoding flagellar hook-basal body complex protein FliE produces the protein MASPISAANAYASLARLSKPAGIDKGAEDSVPSFGNLVKQAMGSVLDAGRQSDAQSMAMASGKSNVMDVVTAVAETDVAVSTLVSVRDRVIQSYEEIMRMPI, from the coding sequence ATGGCCTCCCCGATTTCAGCAGCCAACGCCTATGCGAGCCTTGCCCGTCTGTCCAAGCCGGCCGGCATCGACAAGGGAGCCGAGGACAGCGTCCCGTCGTTCGGCAATCTGGTCAAACAGGCGATGGGAAGCGTGCTCGACGCCGGCCGGCAGTCCGACGCCCAGTCGATGGCGATGGCCTCGGGCAAATCCAACGTGATGGATGTGGTGACCGCGGTCGCCGAGACCGACGTCGCGGTGTCGACGCTGGTGTCGGTGCGCGACCGGGTGATCCAGTCCTACGAAGAAATCATGCGGATGCCGATCTGA
- the flhB gene encoding flagellar biosynthesis protein FlhB, whose amino-acid sequence MSDDSDEKTEEPTQKKLDDALKRGDVAKSQEVNTWFLIAGGTLVLSSFHGSIGAGILGPLRSLIEKSWMLRVDGDGLIALTKSLMYATVAAIGVPLFLVMITAVIGNLIQHRLVFSAEGLTPKLSKLSPLQGAKRVFGKQALANFLKGLFKVVALGIVMVAVLYPEHDRLDALLTMDVAALLGVTVTLTLKLLGAVVAMLAFVAVADYFFQYRQWHEKQKMSLQEIKDEYKQSEGDPHIKGRLRQLRYQRMKKRMMAEVPGASVVITNPTHFSVALKYERGMPAPICVAKGVDAVAFKIREVAKENNVPIVENVPLARALYATVEIDEEIPVEHYQAVAEVIGYVMNLKRAWSGRSN is encoded by the coding sequence ATGTCGGACGACAGTGACGAGAAGACAGAAGAGCCGACACAAAAAAAGCTCGACGATGCGTTGAAACGCGGCGACGTCGCCAAGAGCCAGGAGGTCAACACCTGGTTCCTGATCGCCGGCGGCACGCTGGTGCTGTCGTCGTTTCACGGCTCGATCGGCGCCGGCATCCTGGGGCCGCTGCGCAGCCTGATCGAAAAATCGTGGATGTTGCGGGTCGACGGCGACGGTCTCATCGCGCTGACCAAGAGCCTGATGTACGCCACCGTCGCCGCGATCGGAGTTCCGCTGTTCCTGGTGATGATCACCGCGGTGATCGGAAACCTGATCCAGCATCGTCTGGTGTTTTCCGCCGAAGGGTTGACCCCCAAGCTCAGCAAGCTGTCGCCGCTCCAGGGCGCCAAGCGGGTGTTCGGCAAGCAGGCGCTGGCGAACTTCCTCAAGGGCCTGTTCAAGGTGGTGGCGCTCGGCATCGTGATGGTCGCGGTGCTGTATCCGGAGCACGACCGCCTCGACGCATTGTTGACCATGGACGTCGCGGCGCTGCTCGGCGTCACGGTGACGCTGACGCTGAAGCTGCTGGGCGCCGTGGTGGCGATGCTCGCCTTCGTCGCGGTCGCCGATTATTTCTTCCAGTATCGGCAGTGGCACGAGAAGCAGAAGATGTCGCTGCAGGAGATCAAGGACGAGTACAAGCAGTCCGAAGGCGATCCGCACATCAAGGGCCGGCTGCGGCAGCTCCGCTATCAGCGGATGAAGAAGCGGATGATGGCCGAGGTGCCGGGCGCCTCGGTGGTGATCACCAACCCGACCCACTTCTCGGTGGCGCTGAAATACGAGCGCGGCATGCCGGCACCGATCTGCGTCGCCAAGGGCGTCGACGCGGTGGCGTTCAAGATCCGGGAAGTGGCAAAGGAAAACAACGTGCCGATCGTCGAGAACGTGCCGCTGGCGCGCGCGCTGTACGCCACGGTCGAGATCGACGAGGAGATCCCGGTCGAGCACTACCAGGCGGTCGCCGAGGTGATCGGTTACGTCATGAACCTGAAGCGGGCGTGGTCCGGCCGCAGCAATTGA
- the fliQ gene encoding flagellar biosynthesis protein FliQ translates to MTGPETLDVARDAIWTIVVVSAPLMVVGLVVGVAVSLVQALTQIQEQTLVFVPKILAMFITLVLALPFMADALHAQMLRISSRIIGG, encoded by the coding sequence ATGACCGGTCCCGAAACTCTCGACGTCGCCCGCGACGCGATCTGGACCATCGTGGTGGTGTCGGCGCCGCTGATGGTGGTCGGTCTGGTGGTGGGCGTCGCAGTGTCGCTGGTGCAGGCGCTGACCCAGATTCAGGAGCAGACGCTGGTGTTCGTGCCGAAAATCCTGGCGATGTTCATCACGCTGGTGCTCGCATTGCCGTTCATGGCCGACGCGCTGCATGCCCAGATGCTCCGGATATCGTCGCGAATCATCGGCGGTTGA